TTGCCTCGCATCGTCGGAGCGCTCTTGGTGGGCGGAGCGCTCGGCATGGCGGGGGCGGCGTTTCAGGGAATGTTTCGCAACCCCATGGTTTCACCCGATCTGCTCGGCGCTTCGTCGGGTGCGGCGTTCGGCGCGGCATGTTCGATGCTCGTTGCCGCACCGGTCGCCGTGATCTCGGGGTCGGCCTTCGTCGGCGGCCTCATCGCGGTGTTCCTCACGTACCTTATCAGCGTGACGGTGGGCAAGGGCACCTCGAACGTCATCGTGCTCGTGCTGGCGGGCGTGGTCATCAAGGCGATGTTCGAGGCGCTCATCTCGGTTACCAAGTACGTGGCCGACCCGTACAGCCAGCTGCCGGGAATCACGTTCTTCCTCATGGGAGGCCTTTCGAGCCTGACGTGGTCGGATATCGGCATGCTGAGCGTGCCGGTGCTCGTATGCGGAATCGTGCTCTACGGGCTTCGGTGGCGCATCAACATCCTTTCGCTCGACGATGACGAGTCCCGCGCGCTCGGCATGGAGTCGGGGCGCATCCGCGTGGTCGTCATCGTGTGCGCTACGCTCATGACCGCGGTGAGCGTAGCGGTTACGGGCATCATCGGCTGGGTGGGGCTCGTCATCCCGCATTTCATGCGGATGCTGTTCGGCCCCGATTGCCGCAGGCTCCTTCCCGCATCGTTTCTGGGCGGCGCGCTCTACCTCGTGCTTATGGACGACATCGCCCGCGGAATGTTTCCCATGGAGATACCCATCGGCATTCTGACCGCGCTCGTCGGCGCACCCGTGTTCGTGGCGCTTTTGGTGAAATTCAAAGGGGGGTGGAAGTGATGGCGCTCGTGATCGATGATGTGACGTGCGGATACGGGGGTAAGCCTGTCGTCGAGCACGTGAGCTTCGCCCTCGAACCCAGTAGCGTGACGGCGATCCTCGGTCCGAACGGTGTGGGAAAGACGACGCTCTTCAAAGCTGCGCTCGGGTTTTTGCCCTTGAGCGGGGGATGTGTGTCGATCGACGGGGCGGATTGTGCGAAGATGAGCCGAGCGGAAGTGGCTCGTGCGATCGCGTATGTGCCCCAGATCCAGAACATCCCGTTCGCCTACACGGTTGAGGAAGCGGTGCTTATGGGAAGGGCACCGCATCTGAAGCTCTTGCAGCAGCCCGGACCCGACGATCATCGGATCGCCCGCGAAACGCTTGAGACCATGGGGATCGCGCATCTTGCGAAAAAGACATGCGTCGAGGTGTCGGGCGGCGAGCTGCAGATGGTGGCGATCGCTCGAGCGCTCGCGCAGCAGCCGCGCTATCTCGTGATGGACGAGCCCACTGCGAGCCTTGATTTCGGAAACCAGATTCACGTGCTCGAACGCATCATCGAACTTACGGAAAGCGGCATGGGCGTGCTCATGACCACGCACGATCCCGAGCAGGCGTTCTCGCTCAAATCGGACGTAGTGCTCATGCAGCGCGGCCATGCCTGCCGCTGCGGGTACTACCGCGACGTGCTCACCGAAGAGGTGCTTGCCGAGACCTACGGCGTCGATGTGCTCATCCGCCCGATTCCGTACGAGGGAAAGAGTATCGAGTGCTGCATGGCGCTCATCAAAGAGACGGGGCATCGGCATAGGGAACGGTAGCAGGAACGATCCGCCTGTTTGTGCTGTTTGTCGCGCCGCCTTATGCGTAGATTTCCTTCTCAACCACGAGGTCGTTTTTGATCTTGCCGACAAGCTTTTGCAGGGCATCGATGCAGTTCGGGCGGATGTCAGCTCCGATCAGCACGTACATGATCGAATCGCCTACGCCGAGCGCGCCTTCGTTGAGCCACACGCGCACGTAATATACGCCGGGCCATGTGAGCGCTTCGGCGACAGCAGCGTCGACGCCCGCCGCGTCGTAGGAGAACTCCACCTGAGCCACATCGCCGAGGCCCTCGACGCCTTCTCGGACCTGCGCTTTCGGAGTCACGCGCACGGTGCCGTTGTGGGTGAGGAACATGCCGCACTGCGCAGCCTTCGGGTCTTCCTTCGCTTCTTTAAGCCACTGATCGATTGACGGTTCCGGTTTTGCCATGGTACCCCTCGTTTCGTTTTCCCATCCGATTGCTCGGTAATCCTAGCGTATCAATGGGGTTAAGTATACCGCATCGGTGCGTATATTCTCAAACAAGGAAGATATTTGCATCGACATGCAATCGAACATGCGGCATGCCTCTTGCTGGACGTAGAAGCTTGGGTGAAAGATGTGGTTGAGTGGTATCGCCTTATGCAGAACTCGTATATGACGTACCCAATCGTGTTCCCGAGTTCTCGGATTCTGGCACAAAATTGGAGGTTTGACAATTGTATAACCAGATACCTATTGAAATCGAAGGTAATGGCAGACAAAATGCCTGATGGCAAATTATCATACCCTCATATAATAAATGTATTGTATTCCATAATTGTCAAACCGGAGGTGCGGCAGGAAGTTGGACCGCCGGCAGGCGGTCCACGACCGATCGAGCGGCCCCCGCGGGGGCCGCGAGGAGGGAGCCGCATGTACACGGAAAGGGAGAAGGTCCGCTACGTCGAGACGATGTGGGCCGAGGGGCTCACGCCCCGCGCCGCCGAGCGGAAATGGGGGACCCCGTCCAGGGAGTCGCTGAGGCGGTGGCTGGAGCAGGCCGAGGAGGGCTCCCTGCCGGCGGAGATGCCCAGGGTGAAGGGGCGCGCCGAGCACGCGCCCCACTCCCGCTACCCCGAGGCCACCAAGGCGGAGGCCGTCCGCCTCTACGGCCTCGGGGAGAAGCCCGCGCACATCGCCCGCCGCCTCGGCATCGCCGAAGCGAGCATAATATCGGTCTGGAGCAGGAAGGCCCGCAAAAGCGCTATCATGTCCGAGACCGGCGCGGAGGGCGCGCCGCGCGAGGACGAGGGGGCGAAGCCGGGCATGGGGCAGGCGGCGGGATCGGACGACAGGCGGATCGAGGCCCTCCGGGCCGAGCTCGAGGAGGCGCTCTTCGAGGTGAGCGTCTACAAGGAGCTGATGCGCGACCCAAAAGCCGCAAGCCCGGCGAGCCTGTCGAAGAGGCGGCTCGTCGGGTTAGGCGAGAGGCTGAGGCGGGACTGCGGGTGCTCCCTGGCCCGGATCTCGACGTTCTTGGGAATCTCGAAGAGCACCTACCTCTACCACCGGGCGAGGCTCGATAGCCCGTCCGGCATGACGGACGGGGGCTTCGACGGGGCCGTGGCCGCGGCCTTCGCGGAGAACGGCGGGATCTACGGCTACCGCCGCCTCAGAGCGGCGCTGGAGGCCGGCGGCGTCCGCGCGCCCGAGCGCAGGGTGCGCGAGTCGATGGCGCGCCAGGGGCTCGTCGCCCGGTGCTCCAGGTCGGAGAAGAGATGGAGCTCGTACGCGGGCGAGGTGTCGGACGCGCCCGGGAACCTGCTGCTCGGCGAGCACGGGAGGCACGACTTCTCGGCGGACGCGCCCAACGAGCTGTGGCTCACCGACATCACCGAGATGCGGGGGCGCGACGGCAAGTGCTACCTGTCCGCCGTCGTCGACTGCTTCGACGGCAAGGTCGTCGCCTGGCGCGCCTCGGAGAGCCCCAACGCCGAGCTCGCGAACTCCACGCTCGCCGACGCGATAGCGACGCTTCGGGAGGGCCAGCGTCCCGTCATCCACTCCGACCGCGGCGGGCACTACCGCTGGAAGGGGTGGATCGCGCTGTGCGAGGGGGCCGGCCTCGTGCGCTCGATGTCGCGCAAGGGGCACAGCCCCGACAACGCGGCGTGCGAGGGCTTCTTCGGCCGGGCGAAGGTCGAGGCGTTCCATTCGCTCGTGCGCGCGGGGGCGCCCGTCGCCGAGATATTCGAGGCCGTCGCGCGCTACATCACGTGGTA
Above is a genomic segment from Raoultibacter phocaeensis containing:
- a CDS encoding FecCD family ABC transporter permease, with the translated sequence MGKRIERQGSAPLGRIGLIALGAATLLAATISLAVGRFSIDLPLLASTLAHAPDAVMALVGGGDLTSEELVVFKMRLPRIVGALLVGGALGMAGAAFQGMFRNPMVSPDLLGASSGAAFGAACSMLVAAPVAVISGSAFVGGLIAVFLTYLISVTVGKGTSNVIVLVLAGVVIKAMFEALISVTKYVADPYSQLPGITFFLMGGLSSLTWSDIGMLSVPVLVCGIVLYGLRWRINILSLDDDESRALGMESGRIRVVVIVCATLMTAVSVAVTGIIGWVGLVIPHFMRMLFGPDCRRLLPASFLGGALYLVLMDDIARGMFPMEIPIGILTALVGAPVFVALLVKFKGGWK
- a CDS encoding ABC transporter ATP-binding protein produces the protein MALVIDDVTCGYGGKPVVEHVSFALEPSSVTAILGPNGVGKTTLFKAALGFLPLSGGCVSIDGADCAKMSRAEVARAIAYVPQIQNIPFAYTVEEAVLMGRAPHLKLLQQPGPDDHRIARETLETMGIAHLAKKTCVEVSGGELQMVAIARALAQQPRYLVMDEPTASLDFGNQIHVLERIIELTESGMGVLMTTHDPEQAFSLKSDVVLMQRGHACRCGYYRDVLTEEVLAETYGVDVLIRPIPYEGKSIECCMALIKETGHRHRER
- a CDS encoding molybdenum cofactor biosynthesis protein MoaE, giving the protein MAKPEPSIDQWLKEAKEDPKAAQCGMFLTHNGTVRVTPKAQVREGVEGLGDVAQVEFSYDAAGVDAAVAEALTWPGVYYVRVWLNEGALGVGDSIMYVLIGADIRPNCIDALQKLVGKIKNDLVVEKEIYA
- a CDS encoding IS3 family transposase; this translates as MYTEREKVRYVETMWAEGLTPRAAERKWGTPSRESLRRWLEQAEEGSLPAEMPRVKGRAEHAPHSRYPEATKAEAVRLYGLGEKPAHIARRLGIAEASIISVWSRKARKSAIMSETGAEGAPREDEGAKPGMGQAAGSDDRRIEALRAELEEALFEVSVYKELMRDPKAASPASLSKRRLVGLGERLRRDCGCSLARISTFLGISKSTYLYHRARLDSPSGMTDGGFDGAVAAAFAENGGIYGYRRLRAALEAGGVRAPERRVRESMARQGLVARCSRSEKRWSSYAGEVSDAPGNLLLGEHGRHDFSADAPNELWLTDITEMRGRDGKCYLSAVVDCFDGKVVAWRASESPNAELANSTLADAIATLREGQRPVIHSDRGGHYRWKGWIALCEGAGLVRSMSRKGHSPDNAACEGFFGRAKVEAFHSLVRAGAPVAEIFEAVARYITWYNDGRLKTFRENGKKATCETIEGRRRRLGLAA